ACACAGTTATTGTTGTAAAAGGTTTGAGAAACAGTGGTATAGTAAATTTATTAGTATGAAGTTTTTTAGGAGGGGAATCATGTTGGAATTAGATGGCGTTACGCTCAGTAGGCTATTAACAGCTACTACCCTTATATTCCATGTTATTTTTGCCACCATTGGTGTTGGGATTCCAGTAATGATTGCAATAGCCGAATTCATGGGTATTAAGAAAAAAGACCCTCACTACCTGATCCTTGCCAGACGTTGGGCAAGAGGGTTCACAATTACGGTAGCGGTTGGGGTTGTAACCGGTACGGCAATTGGTCTTCAGCTTTCATTGTTATGGCCTAGTTTTATGCAGGTTGCCGGTCAGGTTATAGCACTGCCTCTATTCATGGAAACATTTGCATTCTTTTTTGAAGCGATTTTCCTAGGGATCTACTTATATACGTGGGACAGATTTAAAAACCGCTGGCTGCACTGGCTGCTGAATATTCCGATTGTAATCGGTGCAACATTATCAGCATTCTTTATCACAACGGTAAACGCCTTTATGAATACACCACAGGGCTTTGATATTATTGATGGAGAAACAGTGAATATCAGCCCGCTTGCGGCGATGTTTAACCCGGCGACACCTACAAAGGTATTTCACGTTATTACTTCAGCCTATATGACATCAGCATTAATTCTTGCTGCAATCACTGCTTTTATCATTTTAATGAAAAAAGGAACGGATTATCATAAGAAAGCACTTCGTCTTACAATGGTTGCCGGACTGATTTTCGCAGCAGGAACTGCACTTGCAGGGGACTTGTCAGCAAAATTCCTTGCAAAGGAACAGCCTGAAAAGCTGGCTGCTGCAGAATGGCACTTTGAAACAGAATCAAATGCGGATCTCATATTATTCGGTACCATAGATGAAAATAATGAAATCAGTAATGAAATCCGGATACCGGGTATGCTAAGCTTCCTGGCAGGTAATTCATTTGATACAGAAGTAATTGGTCTGAATGAGTTTCCTGAAGAGGAGAGACCACCGCTTTGGGTTCACTATATGTTTGATATGATGGTGGGTATCGGAATGTACTCATTATTCATTGCCGGACTGTTCGTCATGTTTATGTTCATCAAACGCTTTAACGAGTGGAACAAGCTGCTACTGATGGGTATCGTGGCAAGTGGACCGCTTGCAATGATGGCAATTGAATTCGGCTGGATCTATGCTGAAGTCGGCAGACAGCCTTGGATTTTAAGAGGAATTATGACAGTGGATGAAGCTGCTACCACATCAAGCTCTGTTGGTATTGCATTTGGTCTTTTCCTTGCTCTGTATGCAGTACTTGGATTCTTCTGTGTGAAAGTGCTTCTTAGAATGTTTAAGAACAGACCACCTGAAGCAGAGCTTGAGAAACGCTTCCCTGGAGGCACACTGGACAGTTAATGTGAAGAGCACAAGCAGTAGGCGGGGGATGCCCCGTCTGCTGATCCATTTCTTATACTTAACTTAGAAAAAAGCCAAAGGGAAGGAGTTACTTAAATGAGTTTAGAAGTATTGGGAATTACGGTATTGTGGTTATTCCTTTATGGGTATTTAATTGTTGCGTCTATTGACTTTGGCGCCGGATTCTTTGCTTATTATGCAAGGGTGTCAAAAAGAGAACATATTATGAGTAAACTGATCAGCAGATATCTTTCACCTGTCTGGGAAGTAACAAACGTATTCTTCGTTTTCTTCTTTGTTGGACTGGTAGGGTTCTTCCCGGATACTGCTTATTATTATGGAACCGCACTGCTGCTGCCAGGGTCAGTTGCAATTATACTGATCGCAATCAGAGGTTCATTTTATGCATTCGGTAATTACGGATCAAAAGACAGTACGCTGTATTTATTCCTTTACGGAGCCACGGGACTTCTGATTCCGGCTGCATTATCAACCGCGCTGACGATTTCTGAAGGCGGTTATTTAACAGAGGATGAAAATGGTGTTACTTTTCTTGCCGGAGAGTTATTTACAAGTCCTTATTCATGGAGTGTAGTATTACTTGCAATTGTGTCTGTTCTATTTATCAGCGCAAGCTTTTTGACTTATTACGCTGACAGG
This region of Jeotgalibacillus malaysiensis genomic DNA includes:
- a CDS encoding cytochrome D ubiquinol oxidase subunit II; translation: MSLEVLGITVLWLFLYGYLIVASIDFGAGFFAYYARVSKREHIMSKLISRYLSPVWEVTNVFFVFFFVGLVGFFPDTAYYYGTALLLPGSVAIILIAIRGSFYAFGNYGSKDSTLYLFLYGATGLLIPAALSTALTISEGGYLTEDENGVTFLAGELFTSPYSWSVVLLAIVSVLFISASFLTYYADRAEDTESREIMRKFALWWSAPTIGASLLVFAGLRSHNSEHFGRAIDLWWMFGLSLVFFLIAVFLIQQKKKYGTAFLMVMLQFFFAFFGYGASHLPYILYPYITIEGSVVNETMGTALVTVFILGLCLLIPSLYLLMRLFLFDADYVKGKK
- a CDS encoding cytochrome D ubiquinol oxidase subunit I, which translates into the protein MLELDGVTLSRLLTATTLIFHVIFATIGVGIPVMIAIAEFMGIKKKDPHYLILARRWARGFTITVAVGVVTGTAIGLQLSLLWPSFMQVAGQVIALPLFMETFAFFFEAIFLGIYLYTWDRFKNRWLHWLLNIPIVIGATLSAFFITTVNAFMNTPQGFDIIDGETVNISPLAAMFNPATPTKVFHVITSAYMTSALILAAITAFIILMKKGTDYHKKALRLTMVAGLIFAAGTALAGDLSAKFLAKEQPEKLAAAEWHFETESNADLILFGTIDENNEISNEIRIPGMLSFLAGNSFDTEVIGLNEFPEEERPPLWVHYMFDMMVGIGMYSLFIAGLFVMFMFIKRFNEWNKLLLMGIVASGPLAMMAIEFGWIYAEVGRQPWILRGIMTVDEAATTSSSVGIAFGLFLALYAVLGFFCVKVLLRMFKNRPPEAELEKRFPGGTLDS